Proteins encoded in a region of the Homo sapiens chromosome 20, GRCh38.p14 Primary Assembly genome:
- the SLC2A10 gene encoding solute carrier family 2, facilitated glucose transporter member 10, translating into MGHSPPVLPLCASVSLLGGLTFGYELAVISGALLPLQLDFGLSCLEQEFLVGSLLLGALLASLVGGFLIDCYGRKQAILGSNLVLLAGSLTLGLAGSLAWLVLGRAVVGFAISLSSMACCIYVSELVGPRQRGVLVSLYEAGITVGILLSYALNYALAGTPWGWRHMFGWATAPAVLQSLSLLFLPAGTDETATHKDLIPLQGGEAPKLGPGRPRYSFLDLFRARDNMRGRTTVGLGLVLFQQLTGQPNVLCYASTIFSSVGFHGGSSAVLASVGLGAVKVAATLTAMGLVDRAGRRALLLAGCALMALSVSGIGLVSFAVPMDSGPSCLAVPNATGQTGLPGDSGLLQDSSLPPIPRTNEDQREPILSTAKKTKPHPRSGDPSAPPRLALSSALPGPPLPARGHALLRWTALLCLMVFVSAFSFGFGPVTWLVLSEIYPVEIRGRAFAFCNSFNWAANLFISLSFLDLIGTIGLSWTFLLYGLTAVLGLGFIYLFVPETKGQSLAEIDQQFQKRRFTLSFGHRQNSTGIPYSRIEISAAS; encoded by the exons GCCACTCCCCACCTGTCCTGCCTTTGTGTGCCTCTGTGTCTTTGCTGGGTGGCCTGACCTTTGGTTATGAACTGGCAGTCATATCAGGTGCCCTGCTGCCACTGCAGCTTGACTTTGGGCTAAGCTGCTTGGAGCAGGAGTTCCTGGTGGGCAGCCTGCTCCTGGGGGCTCTCCTCGCCTCCCTGGTTGGTGGCTTCCTCATTGACTGCTATGGCAGGAAGCAAGCCATCCTCGGGAGCAACTTGGTGCTGCTGGCAGGCAGCCTGACCCTGGGCCTGGCTGGTTCCCTGGCCTGGCTGGTCCTGGGCCGCGCTGTGGTTGGCTTCGCCATTTCCCTCTCCTCCATGGCTTGCTGTATCTACGTGTCAGAGCTGGTGGGGCCACGGCAGCGGGGAGTGCTGGTGTCCCTCTATGAGGCAGGCATCACCGTGGGCATCCTGCTCTCCTATGCCCTCAACTATGCACTGGCTGGTACCCCCTGGGGATGGAGGCACATGTTCGGctgggccactgcacctgctgTCCTGCAATccctcagcctcctcttcctccctgctgGTACAGATGAGACTGCAACACACAAGGACCTCATCCCACTCCAGGGAGGTGAGGCCCCCAAGCTGGGCCCGGGGAGGCCACGGTACTCCTTTCTGGACCTCTTCAGGGCACGCGATAACATGCGAGGCCGGACCACAGTGGGCCTGGGGCTGGTGCTCTTCCAGCAACTAACAGGGCAGCCCAACGTGCTGTGCTATGCCTCCACCATCTTCAGCTCCGTTGGTTTCCATGGGGGATCCTCAGCCGTGCTGGCCTCTGTGGGGCTTGGCGCAGTGAAGGTGGCAGCTACCCTGACCGCCATGGGGCTGGTGGACCGTGCAGGCCGCAGGGCTCTGTTGCTAGCTGGCTGTGCCCTCATGGCCCTGTCCGTCAGTGGCATAGGCCTCGTCAGCTTTGCCGTGCCCATGGACTCAGGCCCAAGCTGTCTGGCTGTGCCCAATGCCACCGGGCAGACAGGCCTCCCTGGAGACTCTGGCCTGCTGCAGGACTCCTCTCTACCTCCCATTCCAAGGACCAATGAGGACCAAAGGGAGCCAATCTTGTCCACTGCTAAGAAAACCAAGCCCCATCCCAGATCTGGAGACCCCTCAGCCCCTCCTCGGCTGGCCCTGAGCTCTGCCCTCCCTGGGCCCCCTCTGCCCGCTCGGGGGCATGCACTGCTGCGCTGGACCGCACTGCTGTGCCTGATGGTCTTTGTCAGTGCCTTCTCCTTTGGGTTTGGGCCAG TGACCTGGCTTGTCCTCAGCGAGATCTACCCTGTGGAGATACGAGGAAGAGCCTTCGCCTTCTGCAACAGCTTCAACTGGGCGGCCAACCTCTTCATCAGCCTCTCCTTCCTCGATCTCATTG GCACCATCGGCTTGTCCTGGACCTTCCTGCTCTACGGACTGACCGCTGTCCTCGGCCTGGGcttcatctatttatttgttcCTGAAACAAAAGGCCAGTCGTTGGCAGAGATAGACCAGCAGTTCCAGAAGAGACG
- the SLC2A10 gene encoding solute carrier family 2, facilitated glucose transporter member 10 isoform X8 has protein sequence MSHSQDRTLDLLSQPQAAPLPVCHSPPVLPLCASVSLLGGLTFGYELAVISGALLPLQLDFGLSCLEQEFLVGSLLLGALLASLVGGFLIDCYGRKQAILGSNLVLLAGSLTLGLAGSLAWLVLGRAVVGFAISLSSMACCIYVSELVGPRQRGVLVSLYEAGITVGILLSYALNYALAGTPWGWRHMFGWATAPAVLQSLSLLFLPAGTDETATHKDLIPLQGGEAPKLGPGRPRYSFLDLFRARDNMRGRTTVGLGLVLFQQLTGQPNVLCYASTIFSSVGFHGGSSAVLASVGLGAVKVAATLTAMGLVDRAGRRALLLAGCALMALSVSGIGLVSFAVPMDSGPSCLAVPNATGQTGLPGDSGLLQDSSLPPIPRTNEDQREPILSTAKKTKPHPRSGDPSAPPRLALSSALPGPPLPARGHALLRWTALLCLMVFVSAFSFGFGPVTWLVLSEIYPVEIRGRAFAFCNSFNWAANLFISLSFLDLIGSP, from the exons GCCACTCCCCACCTGTCCTGCCTTTGTGTGCCTCTGTGTCTTTGCTGGGTGGCCTGACCTTTGGTTATGAACTGGCAGTCATATCAGGTGCCCTGCTGCCACTGCAGCTTGACTTTGGGCTAAGCTGCTTGGAGCAGGAGTTCCTGGTGGGCAGCCTGCTCCTGGGGGCTCTCCTCGCCTCCCTGGTTGGTGGCTTCCTCATTGACTGCTATGGCAGGAAGCAAGCCATCCTCGGGAGCAACTTGGTGCTGCTGGCAGGCAGCCTGACCCTGGGCCTGGCTGGTTCCCTGGCCTGGCTGGTCCTGGGCCGCGCTGTGGTTGGCTTCGCCATTTCCCTCTCCTCCATGGCTTGCTGTATCTACGTGTCAGAGCTGGTGGGGCCACGGCAGCGGGGAGTGCTGGTGTCCCTCTATGAGGCAGGCATCACCGTGGGCATCCTGCTCTCCTATGCCCTCAACTATGCACTGGCTGGTACCCCCTGGGGATGGAGGCACATGTTCGGctgggccactgcacctgctgTCCTGCAATccctcagcctcctcttcctccctgctgGTACAGATGAGACTGCAACACACAAGGACCTCATCCCACTCCAGGGAGGTGAGGCCCCCAAGCTGGGCCCGGGGAGGCCACGGTACTCCTTTCTGGACCTCTTCAGGGCACGCGATAACATGCGAGGCCGGACCACAGTGGGCCTGGGGCTGGTGCTCTTCCAGCAACTAACAGGGCAGCCCAACGTGCTGTGCTATGCCTCCACCATCTTCAGCTCCGTTGGTTTCCATGGGGGATCCTCAGCCGTGCTGGCCTCTGTGGGGCTTGGCGCAGTGAAGGTGGCAGCTACCCTGACCGCCATGGGGCTGGTGGACCGTGCAGGCCGCAGGGCTCTGTTGCTAGCTGGCTGTGCCCTCATGGCCCTGTCCGTCAGTGGCATAGGCCTCGTCAGCTTTGCCGTGCCCATGGACTCAGGCCCAAGCTGTCTGGCTGTGCCCAATGCCACCGGGCAGACAGGCCTCCCTGGAGACTCTGGCCTGCTGCAGGACTCCTCTCTACCTCCCATTCCAAGGACCAATGAGGACCAAAGGGAGCCAATCTTGTCCACTGCTAAGAAAACCAAGCCCCATCCCAGATCTGGAGACCCCTCAGCCCCTCCTCGGCTGGCCCTGAGCTCTGCCCTCCCTGGGCCCCCTCTGCCCGCTCGGGGGCATGCACTGCTGCGCTGGACCGCACTGCTGTGCCTGATGGTCTTTGTCAGTGCCTTCTCCTTTGGGTTTGGGCCAG TGACCTGGCTTGTCCTCAGCGAGATCTACCCTGTGGAGATACGAGGAAGAGCCTTCGCCTTCTGCAACAGCTTCAACTGGGCGGCCAACCTCTTCATCAGCCTCTCCTTCCTCGATCTCATTG
- the SLC2A10 gene encoding solute carrier family 2, facilitated glucose transporter member 10 isoform X9 codes for MGHSPPVLPLCASVSLLGGLTFGYELAVISGALLPLQLDFGLSCLEQEFLVGSLLLGALLASLVGGFLIDCYGRKQAILGSNLVLLAGSLTLGLAGSLAWLVLGRAVVGFAISLSSMACCIYVSELVGPRQRGVLVSLYEAGITVGILLSYALNYALAGTPWGWRHMFGWATAPAVLQSLSLLFLPAGTDETATHKDLIPLQGGEAPKLGPGRPRYSFLDLFRARDNMRGRTTVGLGLVLFQQLTGQPNVLCYASTIFSSVGFHGGSSAVLASVGLGAVKVAATLTAMGLVDRAGRRALLLAGCALMALSVSGIGLVSFAVPMDSGPSCLAVPNATGQTGLPGDSGLLQDSSLPPIPRTNEDQREPILSTAKKTKPHPRSGDPSAPPRLALSSALPGPPLPARGHALLRWTALLCLMVFVSAFSFGFGPVTWLVLSEIYPVEIRGRAFAFCNSFNWAANLFISLSFLDLIGSP; via the exons GCCACTCCCCACCTGTCCTGCCTTTGTGTGCCTCTGTGTCTTTGCTGGGTGGCCTGACCTTTGGTTATGAACTGGCAGTCATATCAGGTGCCCTGCTGCCACTGCAGCTTGACTTTGGGCTAAGCTGCTTGGAGCAGGAGTTCCTGGTGGGCAGCCTGCTCCTGGGGGCTCTCCTCGCCTCCCTGGTTGGTGGCTTCCTCATTGACTGCTATGGCAGGAAGCAAGCCATCCTCGGGAGCAACTTGGTGCTGCTGGCAGGCAGCCTGACCCTGGGCCTGGCTGGTTCCCTGGCCTGGCTGGTCCTGGGCCGCGCTGTGGTTGGCTTCGCCATTTCCCTCTCCTCCATGGCTTGCTGTATCTACGTGTCAGAGCTGGTGGGGCCACGGCAGCGGGGAGTGCTGGTGTCCCTCTATGAGGCAGGCATCACCGTGGGCATCCTGCTCTCCTATGCCCTCAACTATGCACTGGCTGGTACCCCCTGGGGATGGAGGCACATGTTCGGctgggccactgcacctgctgTCCTGCAATccctcagcctcctcttcctccctgctgGTACAGATGAGACTGCAACACACAAGGACCTCATCCCACTCCAGGGAGGTGAGGCCCCCAAGCTGGGCCCGGGGAGGCCACGGTACTCCTTTCTGGACCTCTTCAGGGCACGCGATAACATGCGAGGCCGGACCACAGTGGGCCTGGGGCTGGTGCTCTTCCAGCAACTAACAGGGCAGCCCAACGTGCTGTGCTATGCCTCCACCATCTTCAGCTCCGTTGGTTTCCATGGGGGATCCTCAGCCGTGCTGGCCTCTGTGGGGCTTGGCGCAGTGAAGGTGGCAGCTACCCTGACCGCCATGGGGCTGGTGGACCGTGCAGGCCGCAGGGCTCTGTTGCTAGCTGGCTGTGCCCTCATGGCCCTGTCCGTCAGTGGCATAGGCCTCGTCAGCTTTGCCGTGCCCATGGACTCAGGCCCAAGCTGTCTGGCTGTGCCCAATGCCACCGGGCAGACAGGCCTCCCTGGAGACTCTGGCCTGCTGCAGGACTCCTCTCTACCTCCCATTCCAAGGACCAATGAGGACCAAAGGGAGCCAATCTTGTCCACTGCTAAGAAAACCAAGCCCCATCCCAGATCTGGAGACCCCTCAGCCCCTCCTCGGCTGGCCCTGAGCTCTGCCCTCCCTGGGCCCCCTCTGCCCGCTCGGGGGCATGCACTGCTGCGCTGGACCGCACTGCTGTGCCTGATGGTCTTTGTCAGTGCCTTCTCCTTTGGGTTTGGGCCAG TGACCTGGCTTGTCCTCAGCGAGATCTACCCTGTGGAGATACGAGGAAGAGCCTTCGCCTTCTGCAACAGCTTCAACTGGGCGGCCAACCTCTTCATCAGCCTCTCCTTCCTCGATCTCATTG